The following are from one region of the Nicotiana tabacum cultivar K326 chromosome 3, ASM71507v2, whole genome shotgun sequence genome:
- the LOC107820241 gene encoding uncharacterized protein LOC107820241 isoform X3 translates to MSCIHLLLKSNKSIVFYFFPFTNQRGKKKSNWEVPNGGMEVNGDDGEPAAKSPAEEEMTTFSRHNFGNSGNTDDGFSVTIIENMKEEYGLFVWPCSIVLAEYIWQQKSRFTGATVVELGAGTSLPGLVAAKVGAVVTLTDDSSRVEVVTHMRRQCDLNDIKCKIRGLTWGVWDAQTFSLCPNIILGADVLYDSCELPIIRLYYYIS, encoded by the exons ATGTCGTGTATTCATCTACTTCTAAAGTCAAACAAGTCAATAGTGTTCTATTTTTTCCCGTTCACGAATCAGAggggaaaaaaaaaatcaaattgggaGGTTCCTAACGGCGGCATGGAAGTGAACGGGGACGACGGCGAACCAGCGGCGAAATCTCCAGCTGAAGAAGAAATGACTACATTTTCTCGCCACAATTTCGGAAATTCTGGAAACACCGACGACGGCTTCTCCGTCACCATCATCGAG AACATGAAAGAAGAGTACGGTTTATTCGTATGGCCTTGCAGTATTGTTCTAGCCGAGTACATTTGGCAACAAAAATCACGCTTTACTGGCGCTACTGTGGTTGAG CTTGGGGCAGGGACCTCGTTGCCTGGGCTGGTTGCTGCAAAAGTGGGTGCAGTTGTAACGCTCACTGATGATTCAAGCAGAGTGGAg GTGGTCACTCATATGAGAAGACAATGCGACTTAAATGATATCAAGTGCAAG ATACGTGGACTTACCTGGGGTGTGTGGGATGCACAAACCTTCTCTCTGTGCCCAAACATTATCCTTGGAGCTGATGTCCTATATGACAGTTGTG AATTGCCCATCATCCGTCTTTATTACTACATATCATAA
- the LOC107820243 gene encoding L10-interacting MYB domain-containing protein-like — MAGSGRSTRSKTQQSMQQRESQCRAKWTTSLTKTMLEVMVDQVHEGHMQNKSFSKKGWKCICDEFHKRTSLTWEKEQLKYRYAALRKQFATMKLLLNHSDFKWEEITGLVTATDEAWDKYIKDNPDAETIRSTGCPFYKELSVIFADSGSKGTYNGSTRHKDCLPGSTLSQEDLSYSESEEGPDTNEQEILQSVSSPTDIVCRKRGRKGIDGAIAKAISEMAAASRLRASAMNKCNENFSITDCIRALDELEGVDDQVYYAALDLFYNRAARELFLSLKVEKRLTWLVGKFSRSSLS, encoded by the exons ATGGCTGGGAGTGGGAGGTCTACTCGTTCCAAAACACAGCAATCTATGCAGCAGCGGGAATCCCAGTGTAGAGCAAAGTGGACCACATCTCTTACCAAGACAATGCTGGAGGTAATGGTCGACCAAGTTCATGAAGGGCATATGCAAAACAAGTCTTTTAGTAAGAAGGGATGGAAATGCATTTGTGATGAGTTCCATAAAAGAACTAGTCTTACATGGGAGAAGGAGCAATTAAAGTATCGATATGCTGCACTAAGAAAGCAGTTTGCTACTATGAAGTTGCTACTTAATCATAGTGATTTCAAATGGGAGGAAATTACAGGTTTAGTAACAGCAACAGATGAAGCTTGGGACAAGTACATCAAG GATAATCCAGATGCAGAAACCATAAGGAGCACTGGCTGCCCATTTTACAAGGAACTGAGCGTGATATTTGCTGATTCTGGAAGTAAAGGGACGTATAATGGATCTACTAGACACAAGGACTGTCTCCCTGGTTCAACACTGTCTCAGGAAGACTTATCATATTCAGAGTCTGAAGAAGGTCCCGATACCAATGAGCAAGAAATTCTTCAGTCTGTGAGCTCACCTACTGATATAGTATGTCGAAAGAGAGGGCGTAAGGGGATTGATGGTGCTATTGCAAAAGCTATATCTGAGATGGCTGCTGCTTCAAGACTTAGAGCATCTGCTATGAACAAGTGCAATGAAAATTTCAGCATAACCGACTGTATTAGAGCTTTGGATGAATTGGAAGGTGTCGATGACCAAGTGTATTATGCTGCTTTGGATCTCTTCTACAATCGTGCTGCTAGGGAGTTGTTCTTATCTCTCAAAGTTGAGAAGCGGCTGACATGGTTGGTTGGCAAATTCTCCCGGTCCTCCCTAAGTTAA
- the LOC107820241 gene encoding uncharacterized protein LOC107820241 isoform X2, whose product MSCIHLLLKSNKSIVFYFFPFTNQRGKKKSNWEVPNGGMEVNGDDGEPAAKSPAEEEMTTFSRHNFGNSGNTDDGFSVTIIENMKEEYGLFVWPCSIVLAEYIWQQKSRFTGATVVELGAGTSLPGLVAAKVGAVVTLTDDSSRVEVVTHMRRQCDLNDIKCKIRGLTWGVWDAQTFSLCPNIILGADVLYDSCAFDDLFATVTFLLQNCPSSVFITTYHNRRCRDDPTPEGNVSSDCFKPCVVGIT is encoded by the exons ATGTCGTGTATTCATCTACTTCTAAAGTCAAACAAGTCAATAGTGTTCTATTTTTTCCCGTTCACGAATCAGAggggaaaaaaaaaatcaaattgggaGGTTCCTAACGGCGGCATGGAAGTGAACGGGGACGACGGCGAACCAGCGGCGAAATCTCCAGCTGAAGAAGAAATGACTACATTTTCTCGCCACAATTTCGGAAATTCTGGAAACACCGACGACGGCTTCTCCGTCACCATCATCGAG AACATGAAAGAAGAGTACGGTTTATTCGTATGGCCTTGCAGTATTGTTCTAGCCGAGTACATTTGGCAACAAAAATCACGCTTTACTGGCGCTACTGTGGTTGAG CTTGGGGCAGGGACCTCGTTGCCTGGGCTGGTTGCTGCAAAAGTGGGTGCAGTTGTAACGCTCACTGATGATTCAAGCAGAGTGGAg GTGGTCACTCATATGAGAAGACAATGCGACTTAAATGATATCAAGTGCAAG ATACGTGGACTTACCTGGGGTGTGTGGGATGCACAAACCTTCTCTCTGTGCCCAAACATTATCCTTGGAGCTGATGTCCTATATGACAGTTGTG CCTTTGATGATCTCTTTGCAACTGTGACATTTTTACTCCAGAATTGCCCATCATCCGTCTTTATTACTACATATCATAACAGAAG ATGTAGAGATGATCCAACTCCTGAGGGAAATGTTTCCTCTGATTGCTTTAAACCATGTGTAGTGGGCATCACCTAA
- the LOC107820241 gene encoding uncharacterized protein LOC107820241 isoform X1, with the protein MSCIHLLLKSNKSIVFYFFPFTNQRGKKKSNWEVPNGGMEVNGDDGEPAAKSPAEEEMTTFSRHNFGNSGNTDDGFSVTIIENMKEEYGLFVWPCSIVLAEYIWQQKSRFTGATVVELGAGTSLPGLVAAKVGAVVTLTDDSSRVEVVTHMRRQCDLNDIKCKIRGLTWGVWDAQTFSLCPNIILGADVLYDSCAFDDLFATVTFLLQNCPSSVFITTYHNRSGHHLIGFLMVKWGLKCVKLLDGFSFMPSHKTSSLSGNIQLAEIILDAANRDDTKLM; encoded by the exons ATGTCGTGTATTCATCTACTTCTAAAGTCAAACAAGTCAATAGTGTTCTATTTTTTCCCGTTCACGAATCAGAggggaaaaaaaaaatcaaattgggaGGTTCCTAACGGCGGCATGGAAGTGAACGGGGACGACGGCGAACCAGCGGCGAAATCTCCAGCTGAAGAAGAAATGACTACATTTTCTCGCCACAATTTCGGAAATTCTGGAAACACCGACGACGGCTTCTCCGTCACCATCATCGAG AACATGAAAGAAGAGTACGGTTTATTCGTATGGCCTTGCAGTATTGTTCTAGCCGAGTACATTTGGCAACAAAAATCACGCTTTACTGGCGCTACTGTGGTTGAG CTTGGGGCAGGGACCTCGTTGCCTGGGCTGGTTGCTGCAAAAGTGGGTGCAGTTGTAACGCTCACTGATGATTCAAGCAGAGTGGAg GTGGTCACTCATATGAGAAGACAATGCGACTTAAATGATATCAAGTGCAAG ATACGTGGACTTACCTGGGGTGTGTGGGATGCACAAACCTTCTCTCTGTGCCCAAACATTATCCTTGGAGCTGATGTCCTATATGACAGTTGTG CCTTTGATGATCTCTTTGCAACTGTGACATTTTTACTCCAGAATTGCCCATCATCCGTCTTTATTACTACATATCATAACAGAAG TGGGCATCACCTAATTGGATTCTTGATGGTGAAATGGGGCCTGAAGTGTGTTAAGCTTCTTGATGGGTTCTCATTCATGCCATCACACAAGACGTCTAGTTTGAGTGGTAACATTCAATTGGCTGAGATTATTTTGGACGCAGCAAACAGAGACGATACAAAATTGATGTGA